A DNA window from Undibacterium sp. YM2 contains the following coding sequences:
- a CDS encoding S41 family peptidase: MQTGTRICCPRTDKEASDSCYKTAISYLLPLAEFIPSEKLATLKKKPVFFGIGLELGIQDEYLKVVSTIESGAAHRGGVMAGDVILTLDGVSTKSQSLDSLVSRMRNTSASYTNLKIARRGVDQALNFDIPREEVKITSCRGRLLAADTGYLRASQFIDETRSQALMVIRRMEKENQGPLRNLILDLRGNPGGALPAIVGMAEPFIPASKLVLITKDKHGEKHEYRTTAEESSTESVSRLAPEIKSELKQIHLIILTDKLSGGGSESLIAALREYRPVTLMGEKTSGSNKVTEIVEIGNGSAIKMATATLYAPNEVSLPEDGIVPDRMVASPSLSKADYGNSMNDPVLQAALLSIQENRKDQVKQKLD, from the coding sequence TTGCAGACTGGCACTAGAATCTGCTGCCCCCGCACGGATAAAGAAGCAAGCGATTCATGCTACAAGACAGCAATCAGCTATCTACTGCCATTAGCAGAATTTATCCCGTCGGAAAAACTTGCCACCCTCAAGAAAAAGCCCGTTTTTTTTGGTATAGGGCTGGAACTGGGAATTCAAGATGAGTATTTAAAAGTCGTCTCCACGATTGAATCTGGTGCTGCACACCGTGGAGGTGTCATGGCAGGAGATGTGATACTAACTCTTGATGGAGTATCGACAAAGTCACAATCTCTGGACAGCCTGGTCAGTCGCATGCGAAACACATCGGCTTCATACACCAATTTAAAGATTGCCCGACGAGGTGTAGATCAAGCACTCAACTTTGATATTCCTCGCGAAGAAGTTAAAATCACAAGTTGTCGGGGGCGCTTGTTAGCTGCAGACACTGGCTACCTTAGAGCAAGTCAGTTCATTGATGAAACGCGTTCCCAGGCATTGATGGTGATCAGAAGAATGGAGAAAGAAAATCAAGGTCCATTGCGCAATCTGATCCTGGACTTGCGTGGTAATCCCGGCGGCGCACTTCCTGCTATCGTCGGCATGGCTGAGCCTTTTATTCCAGCGAGTAAATTAGTGTTGATCACCAAAGACAAGCACGGTGAAAAGCACGAATATCGCACAACTGCCGAAGAATCGAGCACAGAATCCGTGTCCAGGCTTGCTCCTGAAATAAAAAGTGAGCTCAAGCAAATTCACTTGATCATCTTGACAGACAAGCTCTCAGGTGGCGGCAGCGAGTCCTTGATAGCTGCCCTGCGCGAATACAGACCAGTGACACTCATGGGTGAAAAAACGTCTGGATCAAACAAAGTTACAGAAATTGTCGAGATCGGTAATGGCAGCGCCATCAAGATGGCAACAGCGACGCTGTATGCACCGAACGAAGTAAGCCTGCCAGAAGATGGAATTGTTCCTGATAGGATGGTAGCTTCTCCCAGCCTTTCAAAAGCTGATTATGGTAATTCAATGAACGATCCTGTTTTGCAGGCGGCATTATTATCCATCCAAGAGAATCGTAAAGATCAAGTTAAACAAAAACTGGATTGA
- a CDS encoding PAS domain-containing methyl-accepting chemotaxis protein: MRLNQPVSGKEVEVKDGHSIVSKTDLHGNILYCNPTFIEISGFEEHELLGSPHNLVRHPDMPVQAFADLWGTIKEGRQWDGMVKNRCKNGDHYWVRANVTPVMEKGQVVGYMSVRTKPSRAEIADAEKLYQRMREDQSGSMKLHHGQLVKTGLSARLQRALDMSGTSRLVLGMLAIFAAVAALGVAQFMRSDVRTADLAFLLLASILIAWNTYAIHRAYLRPLQQAIMAARAMAGGDLTTEVPKGDGSEMGQLMQAMRQMNINLVAIISDVRSNVNSITRGSREIADGNLDLSNRTEAQASNLEETAASMEEFASTIKQNSDSAAQASQQAEAASGIARQSGDMVNKVGNTMQDISESARSIENIISLIDGIAFQTNILALNAAVEAARAGEQGRGFAVVATEVRNLAQRSASAAKEIKQLITASMSKVDTGNKLVADTTRTMSQLVSAVQNVASIIHEISNASHEQSDGVEQMNQAITQMDELTQQNAAMVEEAAASSGSLAEESKHLQHAISVFKLRDAGQATARPRPAPVLRQYETKAAQKAGVRHLRIGAA, encoded by the coding sequence AGTTGAAGTCAAGGACGGACACTCCATCGTTTCCAAAACTGATCTCCACGGCAATATCCTGTATTGCAATCCCACCTTCATAGAAATCAGCGGTTTTGAAGAACATGAGCTTCTGGGCTCGCCGCACAACCTGGTGCGCCATCCTGATATGCCGGTGCAGGCCTTTGCAGATTTGTGGGGTACCATCAAAGAGGGGCGCCAATGGGATGGCATGGTCAAGAATCGTTGCAAGAATGGTGACCATTACTGGGTGAGGGCGAATGTCACTCCTGTCATGGAGAAAGGCCAGGTGGTAGGGTATATGTCCGTGCGCACCAAGCCCAGCCGTGCCGAGATTGCCGATGCGGAAAAACTCTACCAGCGCATGCGTGAAGACCAGAGCGGCAGCATGAAGCTGCATCATGGTCAATTGGTAAAAACAGGGCTGTCCGCGCGCCTGCAGCGGGCACTGGACATGTCAGGCACGAGCAGGCTGGTGCTGGGCATGCTGGCTATTTTCGCCGCCGTTGCTGCTCTGGGTGTGGCGCAATTCATGCGTTCTGATGTGCGCACTGCTGATCTCGCATTCTTGCTTCTCGCCAGCATATTGATTGCCTGGAATACTTATGCCATACACCGCGCGTATCTCCGGCCTTTGCAGCAGGCCATCATGGCTGCCCGCGCCATGGCCGGTGGTGATTTGACGACTGAAGTCCCCAAGGGGGATGGCAGTGAGATGGGGCAATTAATGCAGGCCATGCGGCAGATGAATATCAACCTGGTTGCCATCATCAGCGATGTGCGCAGCAACGTCAATTCCATCACGCGAGGCAGCCGTGAGATCGCCGATGGCAATCTTGACCTGTCAAACCGCACAGAAGCCCAGGCTTCGAATCTCGAAGAAACCGCCGCCAGCATGGAAGAATTTGCTTCCACCATCAAGCAAAATTCCGATAGTGCCGCCCAGGCCAGCCAGCAGGCAGAAGCTGCGTCGGGCATCGCCAGGCAGAGCGGCGACATGGTCAACAAGGTGGGCAATACCATGCAAGACATCAGCGAGTCGGCAAGGAGTATAGAAAACATCATCAGTCTCATTGATGGCATTGCCTTTCAGACCAATATACTCGCCCTGAATGCGGCAGTCGAAGCGGCGCGTGCAGGCGAGCAGGGACGTGGGTTTGCCGTAGTGGCCACTGAAGTACGCAACCTGGCCCAGCGTTCTGCCAGTGCTGCCAAAGAGATCAAGCAACTCATCACAGCTTCGATGAGCAAGGTTGATACAGGCAACAAACTCGTGGCCGACACCACCAGGACGATGTCACAACTGGTCAGCGCTGTGCAAAACGTGGCCAGTATCATTCATGAAATCAGCAATGCCAGCCACGAGCAAAGCGATGGTGTTGAACAGATGAACCAGGCCATTACCCAGATGGATGAGCTGACCCAGCAAAATGCCGCCATGGTAGAAGAAGCCGCCGCTTCTTCTGGCAGCCTGGCAGAAGAGAGCAAACATCTGCAACATGCGATCAGCGTATTCAAGCTCCGTGATGCAGGCCAGGCTACTGCCAGGCCCAGGCCCGCCCCTGTGTTGCGTCAGTACGAAACCAAGGCTGCTCAAAAAGCCGGTGTCAGGCACTTGCGGATCGGTGCTGCGTGA